A single genomic interval of Oligoflexia bacterium harbors:
- a CDS encoding GNAT family N-acetyltransferase, with translation MSAVQIKPEETYFLRHKVLRPHQTINDCKYPGDFDATSFHLGYQTEAVIFSVASFYKENSPEFTQNNQYRLRGMATEPSKVGQGLGSQLVKEGCRLIKDRGGDILWFNARENAFGFYLKLGFKFHGPYFEIPGIGKHKVMFLTGLINQFPLAARNG, from the coding sequence ATGAGCGCTGTTCAAATTAAACCGGAAGAGACATATTTTCTTAGGCATAAAGTCCTCAGACCCCATCAAACTATCAATGACTGCAAATACCCAGGTGATTTCGACGCCACAAGCTTTCATTTAGGTTATCAAACAGAAGCGGTGATTTTTAGTGTCGCCTCTTTTTATAAAGAAAATAGCCCTGAATTTACTCAAAATAATCAATACCGCCTCAGAGGGATGGCCACAGAACCAAGTAAGGTTGGGCAAGGCTTGGGTTCACAACTTGTGAAAGAAGGTTGTCGATTAATCAAAGATCGTGGTGGTGATATTTTATGGTTTAACGCTCGTGAAAATGCTTTTGGATTTTATTTGAAACTAGGGTTTAAGTTTCATGGTCCCTATTTTGAAATACCCGGAATTGGTAAGCATAAGGTCATGTTTCTCACAGGCCTTATCAATCAATTTCCCCTTGCCGCTCGTAACGGGTAA